One stretch of Prunus persica cultivar Lovell chromosome G1, Prunus_persica_NCBIv2, whole genome shotgun sequence DNA includes these proteins:
- the LOC18788716 gene encoding mitochondrial outer membrane protein porin 4, producing the protein MGSSPAPFSDIGKRAKDLLIKDYNFDQKFTLSVVGSTGLGLTANGLKRDQIFVGDINTLYKSGNTIVDVKVDTYSNVSTKVTVSDILPSTKAVFSFRIPDHKSGKLDVQYLHPHAAFDSSIGLNPTPLLELSATIGSKDLSLGGEIGFDTASSLLTKYNAGISFNKPDFSAALLLTDKGQTLKASYIHAVDSCNGTAVAAELTHRFSTFENSFTLGSSHVIDPLTVVKTRFSDNGKAGVLWQREWRPKSLVTVSAEYDSKALNASPKIGLALALKP; encoded by the exons ATGGGCAGCAGTCCAGCACCATTTTCAGATATTGGAAAGAGAGCAAAAG ATCTCTTGATCAAAGATTACAACTTTGACCAGAAGTTTACTCTGTCGGTGGTTGGCTCCACTGGGCTG GGACTTACAGCTAATGGTTTGAAGAGGGATcaaatttttgttggtgaCATAAATACCCTGTACAAGAGTGGAAACACTATCGTAGATGTGAAAGTTGATACTTATTCTAAt GTGTCTACAAAAGTGACCGTGAGTGATATCTTGCCGAGCACGAAAGCAGTGTTTAGCTTCAGAATACCAGATCACAAATCTGGCAAG CTGGACGTGCAGTACCTTCATCCTCATGCAGCTTTTGATTCCAGTATAGGCCTGAACCCAACCCCTCTTTTAGAACTGTCGGCAACAATTGGAAGTAAGGATCTTAGTTTGGGTGGTGAAATTGGATTTGACACAGCATCCTCTTTGTTGACCAAATACAATGCTGGGATCAGCTTTAACAAGCCAGATTTCTCTGCAGCGCTTTTGCT GACGGACAAAGGACAGACATTGAAGGCATCTTACATTCATGCTGTTGACTCCTGCAATGGAACTGCAGTTGCTGCCGAACTGACCCATAGATTTTCCACCTTCGAGAACAGCTTTACCCTTGGCAGCTCTCATGTAATTGATCCATTAACTGTGGTAAAAACACGATTCTCTGATAATGGGAAAGCTGGTGTGCTATGGCAACGTGAATGGAGACCAAAGTCATTAGTAACTGTCTCAGCTGAGTATGACTCAAAGGCACTTAATGCATCCCCAAAGATAGGTCTTGCTCTCGCGCTCAAGCCTTGA